The genomic stretch GAACGTCGTTGTTCGAGGACACGCAACGGGCCCTGATTCCGTAGAACCGGGGCCCGCGTACTTCGTGGGTTACTCAGCGCCTCAGGCGCCGGTCTTCGGCAGACCCGGTTTCACCGGCGGCGGAAGCGGCCTGACCGGGGTCGGGGTGACGGTAACCGTCGACGTCGGAGTCGGCGTTGGACTCGGCGTCGGAGTGACCGTCGGGGTCGGTGTTGGGGCGCCACACACCGGCTGATCCTTAGTAGTAGTGAACGTCGCACTAGTTTCACTCACCCGGGTCCAGCCCTCCGGCAACACACCACCAAACTGGAACCCAGCCTTCGCAGTAGCCGACGCCGTAACAGTCACCTTCCCAGCCTTGACCTCAACCTTCGGCTCAGAAAACTCCACACCCTCAACCGGATCAAACACCGCAGAAGGAGCCGAAGGAGTCAACGAATCCGCAGGACAGGTACCCACATCAACCCTCGGAACAACCGGAATCACACACTTCGGCTGCGTCACCGTCGTCGTATAGGTCACCACACCATTGACCACACTCCAGCCCTCAGGGAGATTCGCAGTATCAATCCGATACCCAGGCCTCGCCGTCGCAGTCACAGTGACACTCACCCGATCACCATCACTAGTGATAACAGGCTCCCCATAATCAATCTGCTCGGTATCCTCAACACCCGAAACACTCGGCCGGGTAGGGGTAGTCGAATCAACCGGACACACCCCCGCCTTCACAACCGGAACCACCGGCACCACATCCCGGGTGCAGGTCGGCTGAGCAACGACCTTGGTGAATGTGAAAGAACCATCACCATTCGCAACCCACCCCTCAGGCAGGTTCTTCTCATCAACCTTCCTGCCAACCACCGGCGTAGCAGTCACCTTGACCGTCACCTGATCCCCAGCCCTGGTGAACTGCGGCTGGGAGTAAGTGATGCCCTCTGTAGGACCAACCTCAACCGTAGGATCCGACGGCTCCGAAGCACCCGGAGCACACACACCCGGCGTCACCTTCACAGAACCCACGACCACACCCGGCTGACTCACCGGATTCGTCAAAGTCACCTCGAGAGTTTTCAAACCCTCAACCGTCACCTGGGCACTGTTCGCATCCGGAGCTCCATCAGTCACACCATCCCCGGAAAACGCGGGGTCGCCGAACTCCACCCCAGCCACAGCCGGAACCTTCTCCGTGAACGTCACAACAGTCCCATGAGGAACGTTGTTCAAGGTCGTCAGCGTCCCATCGCCCTTCACGTTCAAGGTTCCGGTCCTCACCTGCCCCTTGACCGTGTAGCTGTAATCCACCGGAAAGACGGTATCCGTCGGCACCGCGCCAGCCGCGTCATTGGCCA from Arachnia propionica encodes the following:
- a CDS encoding DUF5979 domain-containing protein, whose translation is MKQKRTWESRGRFGPLLLVVAMVLFGLVQGVQTAHADVINPIVPGSVELTDKTSPAGPTYVWNDVELSGRWAINDYSGQEGDTFTIGLPAAFEGTSGTFELVGSAQDPVSYGTCTVSRAEVSCVLNGNVVGKTGVGGEFFINTRVGATHTGDTATLLVNGGTPIEVPLPNGQTDIGYSPYVPDDISKVGYFLGDPYDSLAWKIRIPGQELSGKTLTIDDTFKVPGSTLTAKPGEVILYRIPNNNPLCWNENWRADCRTVVYKNDGANYPGVTANIDDTSRIQLTYNNSEEFSGDDMYLFEYILSVGEEILVGGQYPNAVKVNDNSYEATAIREAAGGGTGAGGSDTVGHVTLGKTVANDAAGAVPTDTVFPVDYSYTVKGQVRTGTLNVKGDGTLTTLNNVPHGTVVTFTEKVPAVAGVEFGDPAFSGDGVTDGAPDANSAQVTVEGLKTLEVTLTNPVSQPGVVVGSVKVTPGVCAPGASEPSDPTVEVGPTEGITYSQPQFTRAGDQVTVKVTATPVVGRKVDEKNLPEGWVANGDGSFTFTKVVAQPTCTRDVVPVVPVVKAGVCPVDSTTPTRPSVSGVEDTEQIDYGEPVITSDGDRVSVTVTATARPGYRIDTANLPEGWSVVNGVVTYTTTVTQPKCVIPVVPRVDVGTCPADSLTPSAPSAVFDPVEGVEFSEPKVEVKAGKVTVTASATAKAGFQFGGVLPEGWTRVSETSATFTTTKDQPVCGAPTPTPTVTPTPSPTPTPTSTVTVTPTPVRPLPPPVKPGLPKTGA